The proteins below are encoded in one region of Rana temporaria chromosome 2, aRanTem1.1, whole genome shotgun sequence:
- the CSTA gene encoding cystatin-A has product MPMVGGLGGVKPATPEVQEICDQFKAEVQQKSGKNFGTFEAIEFKTQLVAGTNYFIKTHIGDNQYVHLRIYKKLPCYQEEMSLTAFQVGKTREDHIVHFEPSD; this is encoded by the exons ATGCCGATGGTCGGGGGTCTAGGGGGTGTGAAACCAGCCACCCCGGAGGTGCAGGAGATCTGTGATCAG TTCAAAGCGGAGGTGCAGCAGAAATCCGGGAAGAATTTCGGGACTTTCGAAGCCATTGAATTCAAGACTCAGCTTGTTGCCGGAACAAATTACTTCATTAAG ACTCACATAGGAGATAATCAGTATGTACATCTGCGGATCTACAAGAAGCTCCCGTGTTACCAGGAGGAGATGAGCCTCACCGCCTTCCAGGTGGGCAAGACCAGAGAGGACCACATCGTCCACTTTGAACCCAGCGACTGA